The Opitutales bacterium ASA1 genome window below encodes:
- the hemB gene encoding porphobilinogen synthase → MSDTAPLDLVHRPRRLRRTPGVRALIRETHVRAEDLIAPLFVVDGEVPPEEIASMPGVFRRSIVDVVRECRELADLGVRAVALFPKLDAGLKRADGAHALDAESLILRTVRAVKAAVPEMLVVADIALDPYTTHGHDGVLTADGKDVDNDKTVAVLARMAVMHAEAGVDWVAPSDMMDGRVGAIRRALDAARHEGVAILAYSAKFNSGYYGPFREAVGSAQAAGTTLLGKQTYQLDPANRIEAVKDALLDETEGADVLMVKPAGPYLDVIRELRDATRLPIAAYQVSGEYAQIHAAARLGWLDLERCREESLLAIKRAGADMILSYFARDIAEARRAGR, encoded by the coding sequence ATGTCCGACACCGCTCCGCTCGACCTCGTCCATCGTCCGCGTCGTCTGCGCCGTACTCCGGGAGTGCGCGCCTTGATCCGAGAAACGCATGTACGCGCGGAGGATCTCATCGCGCCGTTGTTCGTCGTCGACGGCGAGGTGCCGCCGGAAGAGATCGCGTCGATGCCCGGCGTGTTTCGCCGTTCGATCGTGGACGTGGTGCGCGAGTGCCGAGAGTTGGCGGATCTCGGGGTGCGAGCGGTGGCGTTGTTTCCGAAGTTGGATGCTGGTCTGAAGCGTGCCGATGGAGCGCATGCGCTGGACGCGGAGTCGTTGATTCTGCGGACAGTGCGAGCGGTGAAGGCCGCAGTGCCGGAGATGCTGGTGGTGGCGGACATCGCCTTGGATCCCTACACGACGCACGGGCACGACGGCGTGCTCACAGCCGACGGCAAGGACGTGGACAACGACAAGACCGTCGCGGTGCTCGCCCGCATGGCAGTGATGCACGCCGAGGCCGGTGTTGATTGGGTGGCACCCTCCGATATGATGGACGGGCGAGTGGGGGCGATCCGAAGGGCGCTGGACGCGGCCCGACACGAAGGGGTCGCGATTCTCGCCTACTCGGCGAAGTTCAATTCGGGTTACTACGGGCCATTTCGTGAAGCAGTGGGCAGTGCGCAGGCGGCTGGTACCACTCTGCTCGGCAAGCAGACGTACCAGTTGGACCCCGCGAACCGGATCGAGGCGGTGAAGGATGCGTTGCTCGACGAAACGGAAGGTGCCGACGTCTTGATGGTGAAGCCCGCTGGACCGTATCTGGACGTCATCCGGGAGCTTCGCGACGCGACTCGGCTTCCGATCGCGGCGTATCAAGTCTCGGGGGAGTATGCGCAGATCCATGCGGCTGCGCGTCTCGGCTGGCTCGATCTGGAGCGGTGTCGCGAGGAGTCCCTCTTGGCGATCAAGAGGGCGGGTGCGGACATGATTTTGAGCTACTTCGCACGCGACATCGCCGAGGCAAGGCGCGCGGGACGCTGA